A DNA window from Camelina sativa cultivar DH55 chromosome 17, Cs, whole genome shotgun sequence contains the following coding sequences:
- the LOC104754724 gene encoding protein FAM136A-like → MDHIAAAEEQIVTERIKRKFEEVNAAAQSQLSPIQDHINFTLQQAYFKCAYECFDRSRKQEEIANCVERCSLPVVNAQQHFEGEMAQFQERMNRSLMVCQDKFEAAKLHQNRVDAVKAMEGCVDRSIQDNLETLPHIVQRMKKSFSIVD, encoded by the exons ATGGATCACATAGCAGCGGCGGAGGAGCAAATTGTAACGGAGAGGATTAAAAGAAAATTCGAAGAAGTTAACGCAGCTGCTCAGTCGCAACTCTCTCCTATTCAAGATCACATCAATTTCACCcttcag CAAGCATATTTCAAATGTGCGTACGAGTGCTTTGACAGAAGTAGGAAGCAAGAGGAGATAGCCAACTGTGTTGAGCGCTGCAGTCTTCCAGTTGTCAATGCTCAACAGCATTTTGAAGGCGAAATGGCTCAGTTTCAG GAAAGGATGAACAGATCTCTCATGGTCTGTCAAGACAAATTTGAGGCTGCAAAGCTTCATCAGAACAGGGTTGATGCCGTCAAAGCTATGGAGGGTTGTGTGGACAGATCCATTCAGGATAATCTCGAAACATTGCCTCATATTGTGCAGAGAATGAAGAAGTCATTCTCTATTGTCGACTAA
- the LOC104754725 gene encoding pentatricopeptide repeat-containing protein At1g05750, chloroplastic-like translates to MSLLPVVGATSPALVPFITRKNHPNQKIQKLNQSTSETIVSWTSRINLLTRNGRLAEAAKEFTDMRVAGVEPNHITFIALLSGCGDIHSGSEALGDLLHGYACKLGLDRTHVMVGTAILGMYSKRGRVKKARLVFDYMVDKNSVTWNTMIDGYMRSGQVDNAVKLFDEMPERDLVSWTAMINGFVKKGFHEEALVWFREMQISGVKPDYVAIIATLNACTNLGALSFGLWVHRYVMSQGFKNNVRVSNSLIDLYCRCGCVEFAREVFDKMEKRTVVSWNSIVVGFAANGNAHESLVYFRKMQDEWFKPDAVTFTGALTACSHVGLVEEGLRYFQTMKRDYRISPRIEHYGCLVDLYSRAGRLEDALKVVQSMPMKPNEVVIGSLLAACRTHGNDTVLAERLVKHLSELNVKSHSNYVILSNMYAADGKWEGASQMRRKMKGLGLKKQPGFSSIEIDDCTHVFMAGDSAHVETAYIRDVLELVSSDLRLQGCVVETLAGDHLSD, encoded by the coding sequence ATGAGTCTCCTTCCCGTCGTCGGAGCTACTTCGCCGGCGCTAGTACCTTTCATCACCCGTAAAAACCACCCCAATCAAAAGATCCAAAAACTTAATCAATCTACCTCCGAAACCATTGTTTCATGGACTTCTCGCATCAATCTCCTCACACGCAATGGTCGGTTAGCGGAGGCAGCGAAGGAATTTACCGATATGAGAGTCGCCGGCGTAGAGCCAAACCACATCACTTTCATCGCTCTACTCTCTGGTTGTGGTGATATTCACTCCGGAAGTGAAGCCTTAGGCGATTTGCTTCATGGATATGCTTGTAAACTTGGTCTCGATAGAACCCATGTCATGGTTGGCACCGCAATTCTCGGGATGTACTCAAAACGCGGTCGTGTTAAGAAGGCTAGATTGGTGTTCGATTACATGGTTGATAAAAACTCGGTTACTTGGAATACAATGATCGATGGGTACATGAGGAGTGGTCAAGTCGATAACGCTGTTAAgttgttcgacgaaatgcctgaaCGGGACTTGGTTTCTTGGACAGCTATGATAAATGGGTTTGTTAAGAAAGGGTTTCACGAGGAAGCTTTGGTATGGTTCCGTGAGATGCAGATTTCAGGAGTGAAACCAGATTACGTTGCTATTATTGCTACTCTTAACGCTTGTACAAACCTAGGTGCTCTCTCTTTTGGATTATGGGTACATCGTTATGTGATGAGTCAGGgttttaagaacaatgtcaggGTTAGTAATTCACTGATTGATTTGTATTGTCGTTGCGGGTGTGTTGAGTTTGCTCGTGAAGTTTTTGACAAGATGGAGAAACGAACTGTAGTTTCATGGAATTCAATCGTTGTTGGTTTTGCTGCTAATGGAAACGCACATGAATCTTTGGTATACTTTAGGAAAATGCAAGATGAATGGTTTAAACCTGACGCAGTCACTTTCACCGGTGCACTTACGGCTTGTAGCCATGTAGGTCTAGTTGAAGAAGGTCTTCGATATTTCCAAACGATGAAAAGGGATTACAGAATCTCGCCTAGGATTGAGCATTATGGATGTTTAGTGGATTTGTATAGCCGGGCTGGGAGATTGGAAGACGCTTTGAAAGTGGTACAGAGCATGCCTATGAAGCCAAATGAAGTTGTGATTGGATCTTTGCTTGCAGCCTGCAGGACTCATGGGAACGATACCGTCTTAGCAGAGAGGTTGGTGAAGCATCTTAGTGAACTGAATGTGAAAAGCCATTCAAATTATGTGATACTTTCGAATATGTATGCGGCTGATGGAAAATGGGAAGGAGCAAGTcagatgaggaggaagatgaagggTCTCGGGTTAAAGAAGCAGCCTGGGTTTAGTTCCATAGAGATTGATGATTGCACGCATGTCTTCATGGCTGGTGACAGTGCCCATGTTGAGACTGCTTATATCCGCGACGTCCTCGagcttgtttcttctgatttGCGATTACAGGGCTGTGTTGTTGAAACCCTTGCTGGTGATCACCTCAGTGATTGA
- the LOC104754723 gene encoding 15 kDa selenoprotein has translation MKMMVVFSAKMMAMMILILASTISAKEQLSTKECEDLGFTGLALCSDCHSLSEYVKDQELVSDCLKCCADDSEDSMSKVTYSGAILEVCMRKLVFYPEIVGFIEEEKEKFPSVKVQYIFNSPPKLIMLDEAGEHKESIRIDNWKREHLLQYMREKVKPTAAS, from the exons atgaagATGATGGTTGTATTCTCAGCGAAGATGATGGCGATGATGATTTTGATCTTGGCATCGACGATCTCAGCAAAAGAGCAGCTCAGCACTAAGGAATGCGAGGATCTGGGATTTACAGGTCTTGCTCTCTGCTCCGATTGCCACTCACTCTCTGAATACGTCAAGGATCAAG AGTTGGTATCTGATTGCTTGAAGTGTTGTGCTGATGATTCTGAGGATTCCATGAGCAAG GTTACGTATTCCGGGGCTATATTAGAGGTGTGTATGAGAAAGTTGGTTTTCTATCCTGAAATTGTTGGTtttattgaagaagagaaagagaagttcCCTAGCGTAAAAGTTCAGTATATTTTCAACTCCCCACCCAAGTTGATCATGCTCGATGAAGCTGGTGAACATAAGGAATCAATAAG AATCGACAACTGGAAACGCGAACATCTACTCCAGTATATGAGGGAGAAGGTCAAGCCTACTGCAGCAAGTTAG
- the LOC104754726 gene encoding protein FAM136A-like isoform X2, with product MDHKAVAEEQIVLERIRRKIEDIKAAGQSQLSPIQEHISFTLQFAIRFMPLLNNNQLQQAYFKCAHECFEKRRTKDVTNNCVELCRVPVVNSQQRFDSEMAKFQERMNRSLMVCQDKFEAAKLVSSIIRIDAVKDLEDCVTDAATTLLGS from the exons ATGGATCACAAGGCAGTTGCGGAAGAGCAAATCGTATTGGAGAGGATTAGGAGAAAAATCGAGGACATAAAAGCAGCTGGGCAGTCGCAGCTCTCTCCTATACAAGAACATATCAGTTTCACCcttcag TTTGCCATAAGATTCATGCCCCTTTTGAATAACAATCAATTGCAGCAAGCTTATTTCAAGTGTGCACACGAGTGCTTTGAGAAAAGACGAACGAAAGATGTGACAAATAACTGCGTTGAGCTCTGCCGTGTTCCCGTTGTCAATTCTCAACAACGATTCGATAGCGAGATGGCCAAGTTTCAG GAAAGGATGAACAGATCACTCATGGTATGTCAAGACAAATTTGAGGCTGCGAAGCTAGTTAGTAGTATTATCAGGATTGATGCCGTCAAAGATCTTGAGGATTGCGTGACCGATGCTGCGACAACATTACTTGGCAGCTAA
- the LOC104754722 gene encoding transcription factor bHLH113-like, with amino-acid sequence MEFSRDAGMMMENKRNVCSLGESSIKRHKSDLSFNSKERKDKVGERISALQQIVSPYGKTDTASVLLDAMHYIEFLHEQVKVLSAPYLQTIPDATQEELEQYSLRNRGLCLIPMENTVGVAQSNGADIWAPVKTPLSPAFSVTSQSPFR; translated from the exons ATGGAATTCTCTAGAGACGCCGGAATGATGATGGAGAATAAGCGGAATGTGTGCTCTCTCGGAGAAAGCAGCATCAAACGTCACAAGTCTGATCTCTCTTTCAATTCCAAG GAGAGGAAGGACAAAGTTGGAGAACGTATTTCAGCTCTTCAACAGATTGTTTCTCCTTATGGAAAG ACTGACACTGCATCAGTTCTTCTAGACGCGATGCATTACATAGAGTTTCTTCATGAACAAGTGAAG GTGCTAAGTGCTCCGTATCTGCAAACGATACCTGATGCTACACAG GAGGAGCTGGAGCAGTACAGCctgagaaacagaggattatGTCTTATTCCAATGGAGAATACAGTAGGAGTTGCTCAAAGCAACGGAGCTGATATCTGGGCGCCCGTGAAGACTCCCCTCTCTCCAGCCTTCAGCGTTACATCTCAGTCACCCTTTAGATGA
- the LOC104754726 gene encoding protein FAM136A-like isoform X1, protein MDHKAVAEEQIVLERIRRKIEDIKAAGQSQLSPIQEHISFTLQQAYFKCAHECFEKRRTKDVTNNCVELCRVPVVNSQQRFDSEMAKFQERMNRSLMVCQDKFEAAKLVSSIIRIDAVKDLEDCVTDAATTLLGS, encoded by the exons ATGGATCACAAGGCAGTTGCGGAAGAGCAAATCGTATTGGAGAGGATTAGGAGAAAAATCGAGGACATAAAAGCAGCTGGGCAGTCGCAGCTCTCTCCTATACAAGAACATATCAGTTTCACCcttcag CAAGCTTATTTCAAGTGTGCACACGAGTGCTTTGAGAAAAGACGAACGAAAGATGTGACAAATAACTGCGTTGAGCTCTGCCGTGTTCCCGTTGTCAATTCTCAACAACGATTCGATAGCGAGATGGCCAAGTTTCAG GAAAGGATGAACAGATCACTCATGGTATGTCAAGACAAATTTGAGGCTGCGAAGCTAGTTAGTAGTATTATCAGGATTGATGCCGTCAAAGATCTTGAGGATTGCGTGACCGATGCTGCGACAACATTACTTGGCAGCTAA